In a genomic window of Paludisphaera rhizosphaerae:
- a CDS encoding 2-hydroxyacid dehydrogenase, which yields MRVAVFSTKPYDQEFLDAAAKGTSHELHYFDTRLTTDTAPLAKGSDAVCIFVNDQADASALRILAAEGVKLIACRCAGFNQVDLDAAHAHGMTVVRVPAYSPHAVAEHAVGLLLALNRHIPRAYNRVRDGNFQLDGLMGFDLFNKTVGIVGTGKIGALVAKILHGFGCRILAFDSYINPDCTAIGVRYVDLDELLAESDVVSLHCPLTPETNKLINEKTLAKMKPGAMLVNTSRGDVIDTGAVVDALKSGRLGYLALDVYEEEEHYFFEDFSSRVIEDDVLARLLTFPNVLITGHQAFFTAEAIGNIASTVIASFTNFEKGLPLPNKVEKG from the coding sequence ATGCGAGTCGCCGTCTTCAGCACCAAGCCCTACGATCAGGAGTTCCTCGACGCCGCCGCCAAGGGGACGAGTCACGAGCTTCACTACTTCGACACCCGCCTGACCACCGACACCGCGCCGCTGGCGAAAGGATCGGACGCGGTCTGCATCTTCGTGAACGACCAGGCCGACGCGTCAGCACTGAGGATCCTCGCCGCCGAGGGCGTGAAACTGATCGCCTGCCGTTGCGCCGGGTTCAACCAGGTCGACCTCGACGCCGCCCACGCACACGGGATGACCGTCGTCCGGGTGCCGGCCTACTCGCCGCACGCCGTCGCCGAGCACGCCGTCGGGCTGCTGTTGGCCCTCAACCGCCACATCCCCCGCGCCTACAACCGCGTCCGGGACGGCAACTTCCAGCTCGACGGCCTGATGGGCTTCGACCTCTTCAACAAGACGGTCGGGATCGTCGGCACGGGGAAGATCGGGGCGCTGGTGGCGAAGATCCTCCACGGCTTCGGCTGCCGGATCCTCGCGTTCGACTCATACATCAACCCAGACTGCACGGCGATCGGCGTTCGCTACGTCGATCTCGACGAACTGCTGGCCGAGTCCGACGTCGTCAGCCTCCACTGCCCGCTGACGCCCGAGACGAACAAGCTCATCAACGAGAAGACCCTGGCGAAGATGAAGCCGGGCGCAATGCTGGTCAACACCAGCCGGGGCGACGTCATCGACACCGGGGCCGTCGTCGACGCCCTGAAGTCGGGAAGGCTCGGCTACCTGGCGCTCGACGTGTACGAGGAAGAAGAGCACTACTTCTTCGAGGACTTCTCCAGCCGCGTCATCGAGGACGACGTCCTCGCCCGCCTGCTGACGTTCCCCAACGTCCTCATCACCGGCCACCAGGCGTTCTTCACCGCAGAGGCGATCGGCAACATCGCCTCCACGGTGATCGCCAGCTTCACGAACTTCGAGAAGGGCCTGCCGCTGCCGAACAAGGTGGAGAAGGGCTGA
- the hisG gene encoding ATP phosphoribosyltransferase, whose translation MTAEIIDPIRLAIPSKGHLYEGIVDILKTAGYKVRRASDRQYEATIAGQPRFHVVFMRPTDIVLQVQEGRCHLGVTGMDVYAEHAFEAQEAAVVVPDLGYGGCRLVVAVPESWVDVGHVMDLVDLTAEFKAAGKTFRVSTKYPALVRQYFRKWGIYYYQLIDSEGALELHPSLGIADIIVDLTSSGVTLKDNRLREIAGGIVLDSASCLIGHAPSLAKLVEEGETGPLALLLDAMDGVKRSEGLLHLEVVGAPAAPGRETAAAVADYLRSQGAQHIARGEVWDETGGPGWRVTALVAAKKLTACQRALFDLGASRVVGLPAQFVFDRNAPSTFDDLREKLGAPLAEGARS comes from the coding sequence ATGACCGCTGAAATCATCGACCCCATCCGCCTGGCGATCCCCTCCAAGGGGCACCTCTACGAGGGGATCGTCGACATCCTCAAGACGGCCGGATACAAGGTCCGGCGCGCCAGCGACCGCCAGTATGAGGCGACCATCGCCGGCCAGCCGCGGTTCCACGTCGTCTTCATGAGGCCCACGGACATCGTCCTTCAGGTCCAGGAAGGCCGCTGCCACCTGGGCGTCACGGGGATGGACGTTTACGCCGAGCATGCCTTCGAGGCCCAGGAAGCCGCCGTCGTCGTCCCCGACCTGGGCTACGGCGGCTGCCGGCTGGTCGTCGCCGTGCCCGAAAGCTGGGTGGACGTCGGCCACGTCATGGACCTCGTCGACCTCACCGCCGAGTTCAAGGCGGCGGGCAAGACGTTCCGGGTCTCCACCAAGTACCCCGCGCTCGTGCGGCAGTACTTCCGCAAGTGGGGCATTTACTACTACCAGTTGATCGATTCCGAGGGGGCGCTCGAGCTGCACCCGAGCCTGGGCATCGCCGACATCATCGTCGACCTGACCAGCTCCGGCGTCACGCTGAAGGACAACCGCCTGCGAGAGATCGCCGGCGGGATCGTCCTGGACTCGGCCTCATGCCTGATCGGCCACGCGCCGAGCCTCGCGAAGCTGGTCGAGGAAGGCGAGACCGGACCGCTGGCCCTCCTGCTCGACGCGATGGACGGCGTGAAGCGCTCCGAAGGGCTCTTGCACCTGGAAGTCGTGGGCGCCCCCGCCGCGCCGGGACGTGAAACGGCCGCCGCGGTCGCCGACTACCTCCGGAGCCAGGGCGCCCAGCACATCGCCCGGGGCGAGGTCTGGGATGAAACCGGCGGCCCCGGTTGGCGCGTCACCGCGTTGGTGGCCGCCAAGAAGCTCACCGCCTGCCAGCGGGCGCTCTTCGACCTGGGCGCCAGCCGGGTCGTCGGGCTCCCCGCTCAGTTCGTCTTCGACCGCAACGCCCCGTCGACCTTCGACGACCTTCGGGAAAAGCTTGGCGCCCCACTTGCGGAGGGTGCTCGAAGCTGA
- a CDS encoding ATP phosphoribosyltransferase regulatory subunit: MTVLRTPADPATAPERHVGQVRGTRDWLQADYARLLGYERTLLDCFARAGYRPARTSVLELSDLHERKSGAGIVGKLFEVSGAGTAGICLRPELTAGLVRAYVEAPQPPSLPWRASVSGPVFRFQATGKGLDREFIQTGVELIGAGGPAADAEIIWLADWSLRALGVAEPKIRVGHVGLILELLGGAGLPPAATAALIESLSEAASEGKGVRTLEDALDRLTDWLGARETDEAESATSRTSSDPAVDRLFRHLVPDVTGRRSEAEIVARLRNKWALEHSLHDALGNVRDLVHGLADLRGPAADVLVKLDRDFAASAPESVAAIKNLTEMLERQGIDLKRVELDLGFGRGIGFYTQMIFELSVPTPEGPVEVCGGGRYDGLARVLGGRDRDDRGAGFAFGLERLDQVLGGRETADKTSQGFLVTGDGRGLGREAVALAAFLRERTAFPVVVADLAIEPAVDYARDLGLNRIVAAGADVEVWDLDHGDVRSVREGELIDQIRSRLSLLARGDAR; this comes from the coding sequence ATGACCGTCCTCCGCACCCCCGCCGACCCCGCTACCGCTCCCGAGCGTCACGTCGGCCAGGTCCGCGGCACCCGCGACTGGCTTCAGGCCGACTACGCCCGGCTGCTGGGATATGAACGAACCCTCCTCGACTGCTTCGCCCGCGCAGGCTACCGGCCGGCGCGGACCTCCGTCCTGGAGTTGTCCGACCTCCACGAGCGCAAAAGCGGCGCCGGCATCGTGGGCAAGTTGTTCGAGGTCTCCGGCGCGGGGACTGCCGGCATCTGCCTGCGTCCCGAGCTGACCGCCGGCCTGGTGCGGGCCTACGTTGAGGCCCCCCAGCCGCCGTCGCTCCCATGGCGAGCCAGTGTCTCCGGCCCGGTCTTCCGATTCCAGGCGACCGGCAAGGGGCTCGACCGCGAGTTCATCCAGACGGGCGTCGAACTCATCGGCGCGGGTGGACCCGCCGCCGACGCCGAGATCATCTGGCTGGCCGACTGGTCGCTCCGGGCCCTCGGCGTCGCCGAACCGAAGATCCGCGTGGGCCACGTCGGCCTGATCCTGGAATTGCTCGGCGGCGCGGGGCTCCCTCCCGCCGCAACTGCGGCTCTGATCGAGTCGCTGAGCGAGGCCGCCAGCGAGGGCAAAGGGGTCCGGACCCTGGAAGACGCCCTTGATCGCCTCACCGACTGGCTCGGTGCCCGCGAAACCGACGAGGCCGAATCGGCGACGTCGCGGACGAGTTCCGACCCGGCCGTCGACCGCCTCTTCAGGCACCTGGTGCCGGACGTCACGGGCCGTCGGTCGGAGGCCGAGATCGTCGCCCGGCTCCGCAACAAGTGGGCGCTGGAGCACTCGCTGCACGACGCTCTTGGAAACGTCCGAGACCTCGTCCACGGCCTGGCCGACCTCCGCGGTCCTGCGGCGGACGTCCTGGTCAAGCTCGACCGCGACTTCGCCGCCAGCGCGCCGGAGTCGGTCGCGGCGATCAAGAATCTGACGGAGATGCTCGAACGCCAGGGGATCGACCTGAAACGAGTCGAGCTGGACCTGGGGTTCGGTCGTGGGATCGGGTTCTACACGCAGATGATCTTTGAGCTTTCCGTCCCCACGCCCGAAGGGCCCGTCGAGGTTTGCGGCGGCGGCCGATACGACGGCCTGGCCCGCGTTCTGGGCGGCCGCGACCGCGACGACCGCGGGGCCGGCTTCGCCTTCGGGCTGGAGCGGCTCGATCAGGTCCTCGGCGGTCGCGAGACCGCGGACAAAACCTCACAGGGGTTCCTCGTGACGGGCGACGGCCGCGGTCTGGGCCGCGAGGCCGTCGCGCTGGCCGCCTTCCTGCGTGAACGCACCGCCTTCCCCGTGGTCGTCGCCGACCTGGCCATCGAGCCGGCCGTGGACTACGCCCGGGATCTCGGACTGAACCGGATCGTCGCCGCCGGCGCGGACGTCGAGGTCTGGGACCTGGATCACGGCGACGTCCGTTCCGTCCGCGAAGGGGAGCTAATCGACCAGATCCGGAGCCGCCTCTCGCTGCTGGCCCGGGGAGACGCCCGATGA
- the hisS gene encoding histidine--tRNA ligase produces MIDPRVASGLRDLLPAVMIPRERILKSFRETFASFGFVPIETPHIERMEVLTGKGAGSDEVLRQIFDVTNKGGTPGELALRFDLTVPLARFIAKHMDEVGVPFKRYAIGSVFRGERPAKGRFREFVQCDFDTIGVDSRLADAETAQIIYSALTAADVPPFTITLNNRKILDGMLESVDLAGKSGLVLRSLDKLAKIGRDGVAAELERPADVGGAGLTADQTTRILDFAETGRGSGEVLDAAEARLGANEKAAQGIADLRAVLDLLEAGGVPRERTAIDLGLARGLDYYTGVVFETTVIGWERFGSVASGGRYDDLASLFTARRLPGVGASIGLDRLLALMEEAGALKKSAATAPVLIANFPGVPSTVPVRLAGVLRKAGIGCEVYPEPLQVGKQMGYGSSHGHKLAVIVGPEEMKAETFNLRDLETRHEDKGLAWSVLEDSIRGALEVIEQRGASS; encoded by the coding sequence ATGATCGACCCCCGGGTGGCCAGCGGGCTGAGAGACCTGCTTCCCGCCGTCATGATCCCCCGCGAGCGGATCCTCAAGTCCTTCCGAGAGACCTTCGCCTCATTCGGCTTCGTGCCGATCGAGACGCCCCATATCGAGCGCATGGAGGTCCTCACGGGCAAGGGGGCTGGCTCGGACGAGGTCCTGCGCCAGATCTTCGACGTCACCAACAAGGGGGGGACGCCCGGGGAACTCGCCCTGCGGTTCGACCTGACCGTCCCCCTGGCCCGGTTCATTGCCAAGCACATGGACGAGGTCGGCGTGCCGTTCAAGCGGTACGCCATCGGCTCCGTCTTCCGGGGCGAGCGTCCCGCCAAGGGGCGGTTCCGCGAGTTCGTCCAGTGCGACTTCGACACCATCGGCGTCGACAGCCGCCTGGCCGACGCCGAGACGGCCCAGATCATCTACTCCGCCCTCACTGCGGCCGACGTCCCGCCGTTCACGATCACGCTCAACAACCGCAAGATCCTCGACGGTATGCTGGAATCGGTCGACCTCGCGGGCAAGTCCGGGCTCGTGCTGCGGTCGCTCGACAAGCTCGCCAAGATCGGCCGCGACGGCGTCGCCGCCGAGCTGGAGCGTCCGGCCGACGTCGGCGGCGCGGGGCTGACGGCCGACCAGACGACCCGCATCCTCGACTTCGCCGAAACCGGCCGCGGCTCCGGCGAGGTGCTCGACGCCGCCGAGGCCCGCCTGGGCGCCAACGAAAAAGCCGCCCAGGGAATCGCCGACCTCCGCGCCGTGCTCGACCTGCTCGAAGCCGGCGGCGTCCCCAGGGAACGCACGGCGATCGACCTCGGCCTGGCCCGCGGGCTCGACTACTACACGGGCGTCGTCTTCGAGACGACCGTCATCGGCTGGGAGCGGTTCGGCAGCGTCGCCTCAGGCGGGCGCTACGACGACCTCGCGAGCCTCTTCACCGCCCGTCGACTCCCCGGCGTCGGGGCCTCGATCGGTCTCGACCGGCTCTTGGCCCTGATGGAGGAAGCGGGCGCCCTCAAGAAGTCGGCGGCGACGGCCCCCGTCCTGATCGCCAACTTTCCGGGTGTGCCGTCGACCGTCCCCGTCCGGCTCGCGGGCGTTCTCCGCAAGGCGGGGATCGGCTGCGAGGTCTATCCGGAACCGCTTCAGGTCGGCAAACAGATGGGCTACGGCTCCAGCCACGGCCACAAGCTGGCCGTGATCGTCGGCCCGGAAGAAATGAAGGCCGAGACCTTCAACCTCCGAGACCTGGAAACCCGGCACGAGGACAAGGGACTCGCCTGGTCCGTCCTGGAGGACTCGATCCGAGGCGCCCTTGAGGTCATCGAGCAGCGGGGAGCCTCGTCATGA
- the ahr gene encoding NADPH-dependent aldehyde reductase Ahr, giving the protein MMSDQAWVAQSAKSKLTLESVDLGPIGDEEVEVQVEHCGLCHSDLSVLNNDWGVSQFPAILGHEVVGRVTAVGSAAKGVTVGQRVGVGWSASSCMYCRQCLSGDQHLCASLVPTIIGHRGGFATHVRSHWAWTVPLPEGLAYQDAGPLLCGGITVFNPLHDHAVPTSRVGVVGIGGLGHMAVKFAHAYGCDVTAFTSSPSKFDEARSFGANHVASSSDSADLKKLSGSIDLLIVTVNARLDWEALLGTLAPRGRMHIVGAVPEPIPVPVFALLFKQASLSSSPTGSPVDMATMLDFAARHGVTPQNEHMPMSQINEAFDRLRAGKARYRIVLDADF; this is encoded by the coding sequence ATGATGAGCGATCAAGCCTGGGTTGCGCAATCGGCGAAGTCGAAGTTGACGCTGGAATCGGTCGACCTTGGACCGATCGGCGATGAGGAGGTGGAGGTCCAGGTCGAGCATTGCGGGCTCTGCCATTCGGACCTCTCGGTACTGAACAACGACTGGGGCGTCTCGCAATTCCCGGCGATCCTCGGACACGAGGTCGTCGGCCGCGTGACGGCGGTCGGGAGCGCCGCCAAAGGGGTGACGGTCGGCCAACGAGTCGGCGTCGGCTGGTCGGCGTCCAGTTGCATGTACTGCCGGCAGTGCCTCTCCGGCGACCAGCACCTCTGCGCGAGCCTCGTGCCCACGATCATCGGCCATCGCGGCGGGTTCGCGACTCACGTCCGATCGCACTGGGCCTGGACCGTCCCCCTGCCGGAGGGCCTGGCATACCAGGACGCCGGCCCCCTGCTCTGCGGCGGGATCACGGTGTTCAACCCCTTGCACGACCATGCGGTCCCCACCAGCCGAGTCGGCGTCGTGGGGATCGGCGGGCTTGGGCATATGGCTGTGAAATTCGCCCACGCCTACGGCTGCGACGTGACGGCCTTCACCTCGAGCCCGAGCAAATTCGACGAGGCCCGGAGCTTCGGGGCGAATCACGTCGCCTCCAGCAGCGACTCGGCGGACCTCAAAAAGCTATCCGGCTCAATCGACCTGCTGATCGTGACGGTCAACGCGCGTCTGGATTGGGAGGCCCTGCTCGGGACCCTCGCCCCGAGAGGCCGGATGCACATCGTCGGCGCAGTGCCGGAGCCGATCCCGGTACCGGTGTTCGCACTCCTCTTCAAGCAGGCGAGCCTCTCATCCTCCCCCACCGGCTCGCCCGTCGACATGGCGACGATGCTCGATTTCGCCGCCAGGCACGGCGTAACCCCCCAGAACGAGCACATGCCCATGAGCCAGATCAACGAGGCCTTCGATCGGCTCAGGGCCGGCAAGGCCCGCTACCGCATCGTCCTCGACGCCGACTTCTGA
- a CDS encoding alpha/beta hydrolase family protein, whose amino-acid sequence MPSRTVLTTLAAALLASCEFAVIAEEPIPAGMKAFFKAEVDRIAAHPLGDAQSAEDWKAKRPEAQRRMREMLGLDPMPPRTDLKAEIRGTVEAPDFVVERLVFQSSPGLYVTANLFRPKVVEKPLPAIVYVCGHGKEEKDGVIFGNKTHYQHHAAWYAANGYVCLVLDTLQLGEVPGLHHGTHHLNMWWWQSRGYTPAGVEVWNGIRAIDYLCSRPEVDADRIGVTGRSGGGAMSWYLGAVDDRLKVVVAVAGITDLQDHVVAGNPKVAYPEGVVDGHCDCMYFVNTYRWDYTMLAALVAPKALLVENNDVDPIFPEVGVRRIYGTLEKVYDWYGTRERLDIVIGKGGHADTPELRHPEFAWFERWFKGRSAQSLDKIQEPDRKLPLASLKVLDPKAPLPANANDTIHESFIPRSGEPPIPETDADWKAIKARWRSQAAEQVFARTSAPFGTTVTFPFAALNEARKGILKDDITLAGVGVSAFDVWLTDRPDLRSRVWVFHKPGGRPHDGDLELLVMGSKEWSKYEGLIEIFEAEKGDPSSHPRFAELKRRIDAGESIGLLAPIGVGRTAWPKSKDLTIRRRLALLGLTLDGLRVDDVQNAVIFLTGWHNSPLRLKASGEMAPIALWAAILDNDEGKPQGSKVRRLLLENPPATVQDGPAFLNLDRILDMPQAVALMYPVDVCIEGSPEAYWAWPRDLSERLGSKKPWPEIIPTSTERP is encoded by the coding sequence ATGCCGAGCCGAACCGTCCTGACGACGCTCGCCGCAGCGTTGCTCGCCTCCTGCGAGTTCGCCGTAATCGCTGAGGAACCGATCCCCGCTGGGATGAAGGCGTTCTTCAAGGCCGAGGTCGATCGCATCGCCGCTCATCCGTTGGGCGACGCGCAATCGGCCGAGGACTGGAAGGCGAAGCGGCCCGAGGCCCAGCGGCGGATGCGCGAGATGCTTGGGCTGGATCCGATGCCGCCCCGGACCGACCTGAAGGCTGAGATCCGGGGCACCGTCGAGGCCCCCGATTTCGTCGTCGAGCGGCTGGTGTTCCAGTCCTCGCCAGGGCTTTACGTCACGGCGAACCTGTTCCGGCCAAAGGTCGTCGAGAAACCCTTGCCGGCGATCGTCTACGTCTGCGGCCACGGTAAGGAGGAGAAGGACGGCGTCATCTTCGGCAACAAGACGCATTACCAGCATCACGCCGCCTGGTACGCCGCCAACGGTTACGTCTGCCTGGTGCTGGACACGCTCCAGCTCGGCGAGGTCCCGGGGCTTCACCACGGGACGCATCATTTGAACATGTGGTGGTGGCAGTCGCGCGGATACACACCGGCGGGCGTCGAGGTCTGGAATGGGATCCGGGCGATCGACTACCTCTGCTCGCGGCCCGAAGTCGACGCCGACCGGATCGGCGTGACCGGTCGTTCAGGCGGCGGGGCGATGTCGTGGTACCTCGGCGCGGTCGACGACCGGCTCAAGGTGGTCGTCGCTGTCGCCGGCATCACCGACCTGCAGGACCACGTCGTCGCCGGCAACCCGAAAGTCGCCTATCCCGAGGGGGTCGTGGACGGCCATTGCGACTGCATGTATTTTGTAAACACATACCGTTGGGATTACACGATGCTCGCCGCGCTCGTCGCCCCCAAGGCGCTGCTCGTCGAGAACAATGACGTCGACCCGATCTTCCCCGAGGTCGGGGTAAGGCGAATCTACGGCACACTGGAGAAGGTCTACGACTGGTACGGGACCCGTGAACGTCTCGACATCGTGATCGGCAAGGGAGGCCACGCCGACACGCCGGAGCTTCGCCATCCTGAGTTCGCCTGGTTCGAGCGCTGGTTCAAGGGGCGCTCGGCGCAGAGCCTCGACAAGATCCAGGAGCCGGACCGCAAGCTGCCTCTCGCCTCTTTAAAAGTCCTCGACCCCAAGGCCCCTCTCCCCGCCAACGCGAATGACACGATACACGAATCGTTCATCCCCCGGTCCGGTGAACCTCCGATCCCGGAAACCGACGCCGATTGGAAGGCGATCAAGGCCCGTTGGCGATCGCAGGCGGCGGAGCAGGTCTTCGCGAGAACGTCGGCACCATTTGGGACGACCGTCACGTTCCCGTTTGCGGCTTTGAATGAGGCACGGAAAGGAATTCTGAAAGACGACATCACCCTTGCAGGCGTCGGAGTCTCGGCATTCGACGTCTGGTTGACGGACCGCCCTGATCTTCGGTCGCGAGTCTGGGTGTTTCACAAACCAGGAGGACGGCCGCATGACGGAGACCTTGAGCTTCTCGTCATGGGATCGAAGGAGTGGAGCAAGTACGAGGGCCTGATCGAAATCTTCGAAGCCGAAAAGGGCGACCCCTCGTCTCACCCGAGATTCGCGGAGCTGAAACGTCGCATCGATGCCGGCGAGTCGATCGGCCTGCTCGCCCCGATCGGCGTGGGACGCACCGCCTGGCCGAAGTCGAAGGATCTCACAATTCGCCGCCGCCTCGCCTTGCTCGGGCTGACCCTCGACGGCCTGCGCGTCGACGACGTCCAGAACGCCGTAATCTTCCTGACAGGGTGGCATAACTCCCCCCTCCGGCTGAAGGCGTCCGGGGAGATGGCCCCCATCGCACTTTGGGCGGCCATTCTCGATAACGATGAAGGCAAACCTCAGGGATCCAAGGTTCGGCGACTCTTGCTCGAAAATCCGCCGGCCACCGTCCAGGACGGCCCCGCGTTCCTCAACCTCGACCGTATTCTGGACATGCCCCAGGCCGTCGCCCTGATGTACCCCGTCGACGTCTGCATCGAGGGCTCGCCCGAGGCCTACTGGGCCTGGCCGCGAGACCTGTCGGAGCGCTTAGGCTCCAAGAAGCCGTGGCCCGAGATCATTCCAACCTCGACGGAACGTCCTTGA
- a CDS encoding DUF4058 family protein, with protein sequence MPSPFPGMNPYLERDVSWHDFHERFLILGAGIIGAQIRPDYIVRVDDHIFVQETTDESRRSIGRPDLTVIPTTRQASELPADVAVLEAPTRIRVHPLDVTREVYLNIIDRHSREVVTVVELLSPANKRKSGPDRVQYLAKRDAVIASQANLVEIDLLRGGEPMPDDLRPPCSYSIVVSRPEERLNSGFWPLRLSDPLPVIPIPLRRPRPDASLDLQALLHRVYDEAGYEYYVYDGPPQPPLTSDEAAWAESFLPKPS encoded by the coding sequence ATGCCTTCGCCATTCCCGGGGATGAACCCCTACCTCGAACGCGACGTCTCGTGGCACGACTTCCATGAGCGGTTCCTGATCCTGGGCGCGGGTATCATCGGCGCTCAGATCCGGCCCGACTACATCGTCCGGGTCGACGACCACATCTTCGTCCAGGAAACGACGGATGAATCCCGCCGATCGATCGGCAGACCCGACCTGACGGTGATTCCGACGACTCGCCAGGCGAGCGAACTCCCAGCCGACGTCGCCGTGCTGGAGGCCCCAACGCGTATCCGCGTGCATCCTCTCGACGTGACCCGCGAGGTCTATCTCAACATCATCGACCGTCATTCACGTGAGGTCGTGACGGTCGTCGAACTCCTCAGCCCCGCGAACAAGCGGAAGAGTGGACCGGATCGCGTGCAGTATCTCGCCAAACGCGACGCCGTCATCGCCTCGCAGGCGAACCTCGTCGAGATCGACCTGCTGCGCGGCGGCGAGCCGATGCCCGACGACCTTCGACCGCCTTGCTCGTACTCAATCGTCGTCAGTCGACCGGAAGAGCGGCTCAATTCCGGCTTCTGGCCGCTGCGACTCTCCGATCCGCTCCCGGTCATCCCGATTCCGCTCCGCCGTCCCCGCCCCGACGCCTCGCTCGATCTGCAGGCTCTCCTGCACCGCGTCTACGATGAGGCGGGCTATGAATACTACGTCTATGACGGCCCTCCCCAACCACCGCTCACCTCCGATGAAGCCGCCTGGGCTGAATCGTTCCTTCCAAAGCCTTCCTGA
- the solA gene encoding N-methyl-L-tryptophan oxidase, whose translation MEHLVAKNVVVGAGAVGAATAYHLARRGEPVLLIEQFGLGHARGSSHGAARIIRHSYADPVYAGLMPRAFRAWRELEAEAGRSFFIRTGGVSFSPPGVGYVDKVAANLADLDVPHRMMTGDAWNTAQPEFSLPADYEVVFEPDAGMLAAAKAIEAEIELARRSPGTQILTETIVRRIDLEGDRPAIVTGSQTIEAERLILTAGSWTGRLVPELASTLQPTRQQVLYFRPSNPGPFQVGRFPTFIHMGPSPDEAFYGMPDFLGSGVKAARHGGPPTDPDENVATIDDDYVALIRGYLSRHLPILANAEVVAAETCLYTVAPEERFLVDAHPARPDVLVASPCSGHGFKFSILVGRLLADLATGVPVDPAFDAWKSIW comes from the coding sequence ATGGAGCATCTCGTCGCGAAAAACGTGGTGGTGGGCGCTGGGGCCGTGGGAGCGGCGACCGCCTATCACCTGGCCCGCCGCGGAGAGCCCGTCCTGCTGATCGAGCAGTTCGGGCTGGGCCATGCGCGGGGGAGTTCGCACGGCGCGGCCAGGATCATCCGCCATTCGTACGCCGATCCGGTTTACGCTGGGCTCATGCCCCGCGCGTTCCGCGCCTGGCGAGAACTTGAGGCGGAGGCCGGCCGCTCGTTCTTCATCCGGACTGGGGGCGTTTCCTTCAGCCCACCGGGCGTCGGGTACGTCGACAAGGTCGCGGCCAACCTCGCCGACCTCGATGTGCCGCACCGTATGATGACCGGCGACGCCTGGAACACGGCGCAACCGGAGTTCTCTCTCCCGGCTGATTACGAAGTGGTCTTCGAACCCGACGCCGGCATGCTCGCGGCCGCGAAGGCGATCGAGGCCGAGATCGAGCTGGCCCGCCGCAGCCCCGGCACCCAGATCCTTACCGAGACGATCGTTCGTCGCATCGACCTCGAAGGCGATCGGCCGGCGATCGTCACGGGTTCGCAGACGATCGAGGCCGAGCGATTGATCCTGACGGCCGGATCCTGGACCGGACGGCTCGTCCCCGAACTGGCATCGACGCTCCAGCCGACGCGTCAGCAGGTCCTCTACTTCCGACCGTCCAACCCCGGGCCGTTCCAGGTCGGCCGGTTCCCGACGTTCATCCACATGGGCCCCTCGCCGGACGAGGCCTTCTACGGCATGCCCGACTTCCTCGGCTCGGGCGTGAAGGCCGCGCGTCACGGCGGCCCGCCGACCGACCCGGATGAGAACGTCGCGACCATCGACGACGATTACGTCGCCCTGATCCGCGGGTACCTCTCCCGGCACCTGCCGATCCTCGCCAACGCCGAAGTGGTCGCCGCCGAGACCTGCCTGTACACGGTCGCCCCCGAGGAGCGATTCCTCGTCGACGCCCACCCCGCCCGCCCCGACGTCCTCGTCGCCAGCCCCTGCAGCGGCCACGGCTTCAAGTTCTCCATCCTCGTCGGCCGCCTCCTCGCCGACCTGGCGACCGGCGTCCCGGTCGACCCCGCATTCGACGCGTGGAAAAGCATCTGGTAA